The genomic interval TACTTGCCCACTGCACTCGCTTACCTCTCATGAACATTTCCTCGACATGATCCTGGCTCACTCACAAAActccattttttcttttctttcaaccACGGATCAGAGATGCGTCACCGGCCCAACGGTACCCTGTTtgatcagaaaatctttgcataCTTGCATTGCATGAGCAATGTGTTTCAGCTGGCGAACTGCAGGCGCTGTACTTCAGGAGGTGCAACCATCTGGTCGTGGAGGGCCTCCAGATCAGGGACAGCATGCAGATGCACGTCGTGATCGCCTACTCCTGGAGAGTGCTGGTCTCGAGGCTGCTCATCACGGCGCCAGGATGGAGCCCCAACACCGACGGCATCCACGTATCCAATAGCAGGGAAGTGTTGATGAGTGGCTGCATCATCAGCACAGGTACCAATGGCTGTTTATGTAGATTTTCAGAATGTATCACAAATGACTTTATTTATCTGCAAATGTTGTTCATCACTCTGTTGTACTTTTATGTTGTGAGTTGGCGTAGGTGATGACTGCATATCAATTGTGACCGGCTCTATGTTTATACGGGCAACCGGGATATTTTGTGGACCAGGCCATGGCATAAGGTACGTTATCTCTAGTAAGACTCTGAACTTGTATCTTTCTCTCTATACTCGCCTATTTCCATACACAATTGGGATTTGTGGTGTATAATGGTCCACGCTGGGATTCAGGGCTACACGTTTCATACTTGTCGTTTCCAGTAATAATCAATTTATTAAAAACATGCAGTAGACTGTAGATAGGGTTTTCTGATGTTTTATTGGCATTGGTCGCTGTTGCAGCATTGGTAGTCTAGGAGCAAACAAATCATGGGCCCATGTTTCCGACGTGCTGGTGGAGAAAGCTACACTGGTGGGCACTACCAACGGTGTGCGGATCAAAACTTGGCAGGTAATGCACGTCCACCTTGCTGGATTGGCTTGGATGGAAAATTGGAGAAATATTCTGAATTTGAAACAGCATTGTTCTCAGAGTCACCCTCTTGAACCTTCTGCTCCCAGAAAAGAGCGATGGCGTTGATTTCCAAATTCAACAACGCCTTGACAGATGAATTTAATTATAACTACATCCAAGAACAGCTAAATATATAATGTAGTACTACGAAATTATACTAGTTATAAGCAGTACTTGTAGTTGTAATATTGTAGTATCTTGCTAATGCATTTCGTACATATAACAGGTAATCTAATATAGATAAATCCACTCTCCTTATATAGTgctatatactcctatatttcTATAGGTCATATAGAAAAGGTAGTTCCAAAAGCGAAATGTGGTATTGTTGGAAAATAAGAAATGTTGTGCCTAACTGCTGAAATGTTTGTTCCTGCAATTTATGCTTCCCCTCTTATCATCCTTTTGACAGGGAGGAGATGGCCATGCAGAAAGGATTACCTTTCAAGATATAACAATGCACAACGTCACTAACCCGGTGATTATCGATCAGAATTACTGTGACTCCATGACACCATGTCATGAACAGGTACTATCCTACAATAACTCCGTCTCTTCTTCTAGAGACCGATCAGCCAAGCCCCAGTTAACAGTGTTTGGTAAAACATTTTGCAGGGATCAGCTGTCGCCATAAATAACATACGCTACAGGAACATACGTGGAACTAGTTCTTCAAAAGTCGCCATCAACTTCGTCTGCAGCAACTCTGTCCATTGTGATGGCATAGTGATGCAGGATGTTTCTTTGGTTGGAGAAGGATCCTACGTTTCTTGTTCGTACATGAATGCTAGAGTGGTAGAGTTGGGGTATAACTTCCCGTATTGCAGAGCGGAAATGTAGCGTATCTGTAGTACTGCAGAGCGGAAATATTATTCATTCTTTCGATaaatagtactctctccattctaaaatataacaatttttagttCTTagaatttatcttaaaatataacaacttcttcactaatattctcttcccaaccaatcataatcctccaccattcactttccCCACCTATATCCACTACTAAtctaatcacaaccctccatcaCTCACTTCCATCTACCTTTTTAATGTGTTCAACTCTAAAACTATTTactatattataggatggagggagtactagtgtACAACCGAGAATGTGTACGCACTGTGACTAGACCTGTAAACAGCTAGTGCTTGTGGTTTTGCACAAATGAGATGAAACTGACACTACTAGGTGATAGTTGCCCTTGCACATATGCATTTCTTGCTTATAAAGGGCTGCTCCTAGTATTAAGATTTCAGTTTTCTAGTAGATACAAGTACCGATAGGTGCTAGTTGAACACATGCATTTCTTGCTTATAAAGTACGCCTACATCTTCCAACACTAGGGCTTACGGTGCGCGACCACTTGCTAAGTTATGATATGATCCCCCTTATCCCAACGCAATCCGCTCTTGGTTTGTCGTACGTGGCACCCGTCGTcgcgtcccaaaacgactctcGATCGAGCGTCGTAGCACTAGCAGCACTTCAAATTCGGTTGGTCTGGAGTAGTGTGTCGCTGTGCGTGCGTATACGTGCTGCGCCTGTGTGTCGCAGGACGTACAATTAGCCGGGACCCCAGCTCGCCGCTGTCATATCCTCGGCCTCCCACTGCCGATTCAAAACCAAACCTGCGCTTCCTGCCCGCAGTGCAGTGCAGCCTgcgtcgtgctgctgctgctgcttcggctGCTCCACATGCCTCCAACTCCAAGAGGCCAACCGACCCCGTTACACCGCTCGCTCGGGTGCGCCCCCACATGTCACAGACCGCGCGGACGCACGCACGCAGCGACCGTTTTGAACTTGGCCTTGGGGTTGCCGTGGCCCTAGCCCGCGCACCGAGATGGCACGGACCTGTGTCGAAGcggtatactccctccgtaataATTTTCgtatccaactttgactgtccgtcttatatgaaatttttttataatttgtattttcattgttgttagatgatcaaacatgattaatattttatgcgtgacttgtctttttaattttttttcataattttttgaaataagacggacggtcaaacgttaggcacagaaactagggtttgttttttttttttacggagcgAGTAGTGGGCACAGCGACCCGCTGACGCGCGCGGGCCCCGTGTGGCAGACGCGGTGAATGAACGGGCGGCGGAGCCCGAGGCAGTATACGAGACACGGGACGAGGCGGGCGTGGAACGAGGCCAAGCAAAACGGCCGCGTCAACTACGGCCCGGACTCGAACCAGCGGCTCGGATTTAAAATCGGCGCAGGGGGTCCCACGCCCGAGATAAcggcagccagccagccacccACCCACCTCTGCTCTGCTTCTGCGTACCAGGCGCGCGGGTCGCGGCTGCCGCGCGCCCGCGCCTAACGACTCACGCGGCTCCAAGCGTCGCCGCCGGGAAGTTACTCTGCTGCGAGCGGCCTCGCTTGCTGCCCCCCTGCGTGCGGTGCGTGGCCGCGTGACACGCGGGCAGTTAGTGCTATGCCCGGGCGTCGCGCCGCGATGGCGCGGTCGCGTCGCGCACGGCCGGTAGCTCCTCTCCTAGTAGTAGACCACAATGCCTGACTCGAGCTAGCTCTGTAGTACCGGCCTTGGTGTCGGAGGTTGGTCGCGCCGGCGCGTATTCCTGTTCCATTGCGCGCAGCTATGGCTCCAAGGTGTGGGTTTGAGTTCCAAGGTGTTGGCTGCTTATCAGCGTATGTGGTTGTTGGGGACTtactctgtcccataaaaaaccaacttaaacaaatctagatatatctctatctaaattcattgtagtagaatatgtcacatcaatACTAGGTTCGTTTTTtcgggacggagagagtaggtgtttagattcaaaaaaatttcgtcaaacttccaacttttccgtcacatcaaatgtttagacacatgcatgaagcattaaatgtggacgaaaaaaaccaattgcacagtttgcatgtaaattgtgagacgaatcttttgagcttaattataccatgatttaacaatgtgatgctatagtaaatatttgctaatgacggattaattaggcttaataaattcgtctcgcagtttacatgcggaatctataatttattttattattagtctacatttaatactttaaatgtgtgtacGTATGCTTTAAAAATTTTTTTGGCATACtataaactaaacacagccggtTGCATGACATGAGTCCGGCGAATTAATGTCGGCCTTCGTTGTCGTTGCTCTGAACTTCGTTCCTAGTACCAGTAAATGGCACCGTACTATTTGGGCAGATGAATTGTTATGCCAACGTACAATGACTTCATTGCTATGACTGTCGAGTGCCAAACAAACATTGGTAGTACTAAGTTGCATGAAAAAGGTGATCTTAGGGAGCGTTCGGCAGGAGGAGTTTGTGAGTTAGTTTGTttcattttccgcgcgcacgcttcccgaactattaaacggtgtgttttttgcaaaaaattttctatatgaaagttgctttaaaaaatcatattaatctatttttgaagtttcaaatagtttatactcaattaattatgtactaatagctcacctcgttttgcgtatcttcccaatcttctcttttcccctcctctcaaACTCACCCTTAGTCCTTAAACACATGTAAGTTAATTACAGTATTCTTGTGTTTACTAGCATCTGTATCAGATCACATGCATATCCAGATGCACTGCACGGCTATAGCATCTGTAATGTGCGACATCACGCCAAAAGAGCAGTAGTAATAGTTGTCGAAAAGCAAACTTAGCAAAGTGCTGTTTTTGAATCAAATGATTGCATTTGGCGCtactacagaaaaaaaatcgcGCTTTGAACAGTACGGCAGATTACAGATTTACAGGTGCTGAATGAGCGCAGAGCACAGTAACTAATGGAGGCAAGAACGCATGGTCATGACATTTTTTAGGTGCCTGACTTCACCTTTATTTGCACACTATTTCTTGTGAACTGCGACACAGCCTGCTCTTTTTTTTAGTGTGTCTGTGCGGACTGTGCATATGTTGCAGATAAATACTACTCCTACAGTACTGTACACAGTCATCGACTGGAGTAGGAGTGCTCCGTGCTCGTGTATTGGACAGGCTCGTTTCAAATTGCAAGATGTTAGTACACGTACGGCTGGCTGCTTTCTATTGGCCACTTGGCAGTTTCCCATCCCTATAGTAGGAGTAGCCCGGAAACGCCGAAACTAGCAGCAGTTTTTGCACACGTCCATCAGTCGATCGATCATCCATCACCGGGGTAGTGATTGCGCAATCGTTGGTGGCATCGGCGGCCGTCAGTCCGGAGTCCggacgggggagggggggcagtCCGGTCATTTCGGCGCAAAGATCCTTTCAAACCGTGGCCTTTCCACGGAAAACGAGAAACACCGcctccctttctttctttcccttgTCGCGGCCCGAGCCTTTTTGCCCGCATCGCCATCCACCCACCCTCTCCGACCAACACCTTCCTCACATCAAAAGCACCCGACCGTTGCCACCTAAGCCCGAGGAGAAAAGAGTGCGAGCGCCCACCTCGCCACGCCCACCTCCGCGGCCGCACggtttctcttctctcctccggcGTCGCCGATGtccgcgcggcgggcggcggccaagTGCCAGCACGAgccggccacgccgccggcgccgcggatCCTCAACAtgccgaggaggccggcgggtgGCGGGAGGCCGAGCCGGAGCGCCGGgcgcgcgcagcagcagcagcggatggcggcgccgggggcggTCAACCTCGGCGCGCTGTTCGAGATGGAGCGGCGGGTGCGTGGGCTGGAGtccgcgccggcgtcgccgccgccctacTCACGGGCCGCGCGGTCGCAGGAGGACGCCGGGGAGCAGGAGGAGAAGTGGCGGTTCCAGGCCGAGATCCTCCGCGCCGAGTGCAACTTCCTCCGGATGGAGCGCGAGGTCGCGCTGCGCAAGCTCGACCGCCACCGGGGACAGATGGAGGCCGCGCTCAAATCCGCCGTCGAAACGCTCGTCTCGGTATGACACggactgctcctcctcctcgtcctcttaAACCTATTGAGATCGCTCCTCTTCGTCTCGGTGTTTCTCGTTCGTGGCAAACTGTTTGCAGCTTGGTAATACTCGATCGTCCGGATGAAacaggggaggaagaagatcgaTGGGAGGGGCGAcgtcggcgtggcggcggcgttggacGAGGGGATCGAGGACCTGGAGGAGATGATGGAGGATCTACGCGCGGAGAAGGAGAGCGGCAGGAGGGCAGTGAGCAGCAGGCGGGAGCTGCAGAGGAGCAACGGCAGGAACTTCGACCGCCAGGCGTCGTCGCTCCGCCGGCGCCTCGAGAAGATGCCACCGGCCGACGCCGAGCCCTGCGTCAAGGACATCCGCGAGATCGCGCTGCCCGTCGCaccgcagtcgccgccgccacccgccgagcacagcgacgtcgacgacgaccatTCCAACAGCCCCAACCTCTCTGACGTAAGCCCGATGCTCCCGATGAACACCTACACCGCGCGCGGCGATGCTGCTTCAAATGGCGTTTCTGTGTTGATCAATCAATAGACGTGTAACGTTGCGCCATGTACACGTTTTTCCAGGTGGAGATGCTGAGGATGAAGATGGAGGGCATGTCGAAGGGGATGCGGGAGAGGATGGCGGAGTACAGCCGCCGGCTGgaagccgtcgccggcggcgacaacaACAACGCCGCCGACGATTGCCAGTCCAGGAAATGCGGCAGCCGTCACAGCCGAAAGCCGAGCGCGAGCAGCCAGaggagctggagcggcggcagcaccaATGCCGGCGCGTCCCGCGACACCGCCGCCTCGCACGGTCGCAGCCGCCACACAGTGGCGCCGGAGAAgcatcatcaccatcaccagCAGCACAAggtaaacatgaaaaaaaataaattcaaattcgCTTGCTTACTGTTCCATAACAGTGTTACGTTTAGTACGCTTACTTCTCAAGCTTTCTTAATTGTACAGCAATGCAAAAAAACTGTTGTTAATTTTGTCCTTGCTTTAGTACCAAGTGATGCCGATGCACGCATGGTTTAGCATTGGGCTCACCCGAATGTCGTTGACTTGAGGTGAGCACAACTGGTCAGCGGCTCAATCTTAACAACATTATTAATCCACGATTAGGTCGGTTTTGTCTCATACGGGAGAGATACTACTCCTAGGCAAGTTTTGAAATCGCCTAACAACGCAGTTGTGCTGTGGTGTGGGGATCACTTGCAGTTGCAGATGAGTAAATTGATCTGATCAACCAGGGGGTCCACAGATCTTTAGATTGGCTCGGTGCACTCGACACCTACGTTAATTCGGCTATGTTATTATACCTGCCTTTTTGGATTGATACCACTATGCTAGCGCTGTTAAACACTGTTGCTTTGGTGTGTGGATGGGACCAGCTCGTAAGAAGCATGGCCTTTGAGCCTTT from Oryza glaberrima chromosome 3, OglaRS2, whole genome shotgun sequence carries:
- the LOC127768547 gene encoding LOW QUALITY PROTEIN: polygalacturonase-like (The sequence of the model RefSeq protein was modified relative to this genomic sequence to represent the inferred CDS: substituted 1 base at 1 genomic stop codon) — translated: MGPKKLHLASISALSIFLYVFAHTNSAQAFPVADGTYPPEAEGPAAESSVMDEQLELTPGPQPRVVDVDDYRARADAGDHTEAFLQAWKEACNSSDYPSVLLVPEGKTYLLMPVSFNGPCRATTITATVSAPIAVQLLIRMNPPLLFRSXRFRVQIRGTLEAPSNRSVWLDLDLQEWITFDNIDHLRVLGGGTLNGNGHQWWINSCKTNRSMRCVTGPTALYFRRCNHLVVEGLQIRDSMQMHVVIAYSWRVLVSRLLITAPGWSPNTDGIHVSNSREVLMSGCIISTGDDCISIVTGSMFIRATGIFCGPGHGISIGSLGANKSWAHVSDVLVEKATLVGTTNGVRIKTWQGGDGHAERITFQDITMHNVTNPVIIDQNYCDSMTPCHEQGSAVAINNIRYRNIRGTSSSKVAINFVCSNSVHCDGIVMQDVSLVGEGSYVSCSYMNARVVELGYNFPYCRAEM
- the LOC127768776 gene encoding uncharacterized protein LOC127768776, which encodes MSARRAAAKCQHEPATPPAPRILNMPRRPAGGGRPSRSAGRAQQQQRMAAPGAVNLGALFEMERRVRGLESAPASPPPYSRAARSQEDAGEQEEKWRFQAEILRAECNFLRMEREVALRKLDRHRGQMEAALKSAVETLVSGRKKIDGRGDVGVAAALDEGIEDLEEMMEDLRAEKESGRRAVSSRRELQRSNGRNFDRQASSLRRRLEKMPPADAEPCVKDIREIALPVAPQSPPPPAEHSDVDDDHSNSPNLSDVEMLRMKMEGMSKGMRERMAEYSRRLEAVAGGDNNNAADDCQSRKCGSRHSRKPSASSQRSWSGGSTNAGASRDTAASHGRSRHTVAPEKHHHHHQQHKIMSEECKMVGSGSCCDCREIVGKIMEQVRTESEQWTEMQDMLEQVRLEMQELQSSRDTWQRRAIASDISLRSLNSQVLEWKHRAQVSEQHVEDLQKKISELESKLHTFKAHFPSPGQPNQEWSEACKMEKPIRSNKAQHPPRPSHEPGGGREKEKHVLICRVKHSPSVAAKRQPFQEIRNISLPRHAPMKR